A stretch of the Clarias gariepinus isolate MV-2021 ecotype Netherlands chromosome 26, CGAR_prim_01v2, whole genome shotgun sequence genome encodes the following:
- the invs gene encoding inversin isoform X2: MAMEQPLKSSCPAPLSSQVHAAAVNGDRSSLQRLITEPCLRDSEDQFGRTPLMYCVLADRLDCAETLLKAGASVNKADRSKRTALHLSAQKGNVRFMKLLLSRHANWLLKDLEEMTPLHLATRHSSHKPLSLLLKHMAPGEVDTQDRNKQTALHWSAFYNHPEHVKLLIKHDSNIGIPDSEGKIPLHWAAHNKHPNATHTVRCILDAAPTESLLNWQDYEGRTPLHFAVADGNEAVVEVLTSYEGCSVTAYDNLFRTPLHWAALLGHARIVHLLLERNKSGMIPSDSQGATPLHYGAQSNYADTVAVFLRHPSVRDEPDLEGRTAFMWAAGKGSDDVIKIMLELKRDLDINMTDKYGGTAMHAAALSGHVSTVRLLLEKGAMVDPLDVMKHTPLFRACEMGHRDVILTLIKGGARVDLVDTDGHSALHWAALGGNAEVCEVLMENGLGPNLQDHAGRTPLQCAAYAGYINCMALLIQHDADPNIQDKEGRTALHWSCNNGYLDAVKLLLGCGAFPNHMEHTEERYTPLDYALLGEHQEVTQFLLEHSALSIAAIQDIAASSIQALYKGYKVRRAFKERKNLLMRHEQLRKDAAKKREEERRREAEHQLSLAEPQHRQISVVQVATERLPSAATEPAVGEIKDMKPKGHKHRKSSKAHHSQSHDRTEKKPKGPEHRAVSVDASQLRMTSQSPGRSDTRTDVCVSGVCAPEECVARPERHSPAGSSRPGSARQTHPNANARPMTSGRTPESNMETNSKPESKTSHPAVVPPPAAVSQSSSFISGPIQAHQEKIRARETRTEGEKNKPSRPKREKTCRSEKEEEKCSRTEREAERLSERGRERGLCKELEKGKRMEKEKEHRRKSLHRRNQAARVIQTAWRRFHVRRRLKELVCGNMKKPESAEVTALLIQFLWERPLHADNSRQKAIPRAHSPPAKAATKKSSVLQTIYGGAQAKRGRSLRAVSALAAHSQSQHLHDLTLKPTKQMSGVECVHLLDSLSQSKQYSYHLRPQSASSQSRIKD; this comes from the exons ATG GCTATGGAGCAGCCTCTGAAGTCGTCTTGCCCCGCCCCCTTAAGCTCACAGGTACATGCGGCAGCTGTGAATGGAGACAGGAGCTCTTTACAGAGACTGatcacag AACCATGTTTGAGAGACAGTGAGGATCAGTTTGGCCGGACTCCTCTGATGTACTGCGTGCTTGCTGACCGCTTAGATTGTGCGGAGACGTTACTGAAGGCCGGAGCATCCGTCAACAAAGCTGATCGCAGCAAGAGAACCGCACTGCATCTCTCTGCACAGAAG GGCAATGTTCGCTTTATGAAGTTGCTCCTGTCTCGGCATGCTAATTGGCTGTTAAAGGATTTAGAAGAAATGACACCATTGCACTTAGCAACACGTCACTCCAGCCACaaacctctctctcttctgctcAAGCACATGGCACCTGGGGAGGTGGATACTCAGGACAGGAACAAG cagACAGCGCTGCACTGGAGTGCGTTCTACAACCACCCTGAACACGTGAAGTTGCTGATCAAACATGACTCGAACATCGGCATACCTGACAGCGAGGGCAAGATTCCCCTGCACTGGGCAGCTCACAACAAGCACCCCAACGCCACACACACTGTCCGATGCATTCTG gACGCAGCTCCCACAGAGTCTCTTTTAAACTGGCAGGATTATGAAGGCCGGACGCCGCTTCATTTCGCAGTGGCTGATGGGAATGAAGCGGTGGTCGAAGTTCTGACTTCATACGAAGGCTGCAGCGTTACAGCCTACGACAATCTGTTCCGGACACCGCTTCACTGGGCTGCACTGCTCG GCCACGCAAGGATCGTTCATCTGCTGCTGGAGAGAAACAAGTCAGGCATGATTCCATCAGACAGTCAGGGAGCGACACCGCTGCACTACGGAGCTCAAAGCAACTATGCT GACACGGTGGCGGTGTTCCTAAGGCACCCCTCGGTACGTGATGAGCCTGACCTGGAGGGCAGGACCGCCTTTATGTGGGCTGCTGGAAAGGGCAgcgatgatgtcatcaaaatCATGCTGGAGCTGAAACGAGATCTGGACATCAACATGACTGACAAGTATGGAGGAACAG CAATGCATGCAGCTGCGCTCTCGGGCCATGTATCCACTGTGCGGTTGTTGCTGGAAAAAGGAGCCATGGTGGACCCTCTGGATGTTATGAAACACACTCCTTTGTTCCGTGCCTGCGAGATGGGTCACCGTGATGTCATTCTCACCCTTATCAAAG GTGGGGCACGTGTGGATTTGGTGGACACAGACGGTCATTCGGCGCTGCACTGGGCAGCGCTGGGAGGAAATGCGGAGGTGTGCGAGGTGCTGATGGAGAACGGGCTCGGGCCGAACCTGCAGGATCATGCAGGCAGGACACCGCTTCAGTGCGCTGCGTATGCAGGTTATATAAACTGCATGGCCCTGCTGATCCAACATGATGCTGACCCTAACATCCAGGATAAAGAG GGAAGGACGGCGCTCCACTGGTCATGTAATAATGGATATTTGGATGCTGTGAAACTTCTTTTGGGATGTGGAGCGTTTCCTAACCACATGGAGCATACAGAGGAGAG gtacACTCCTCTGGACTACGCCTTACTGGGAGAGCATCAGGAGGTGACGCAGTTCCTTTTGGAGCACAGTGCTTTGTCCATCGCTGCCATCCAGGACATCGCCGCATCTTCCATTCAGGCTTTGTACAAAGGATATAAAGTGCGGCGAGCCTTCAAAGAGCGCAAGAACCTGTTAATGAGGCACGAGCAGCTCCGTAAAGATGCAGCcaa GAAGAGGGAAGAGGAGCGCAGGCGTGAGGCTGAACATCAGCTCTCTTTAGCCGAACCACAGCATCGCCAGATCTCTGTGGTCCAAGTTGCTACTGAAAGGCTGCCGTCTGCTGCTACTGAACCCGCCGTCGGCGAGATTAAAGACATGAAGCCTAAAGGTCACAAACATAGAAAATCATCAAAGGCGCATCATAGTCAATCACATGACAGGACTGAGAAAAAGCCAAAAGGGCCAG agcacaGGGCTGTGTCTGTAGACGCGTCTCAGCTGCGTATGACCTCTCAGAGCCCCGGTAGATCAGACACAAGGACAGATGTAtgtgtgagcggtgtgtgtgCACCTGAGGAGTGTGTAGCCCGGCCAGAGCGTCATTCTCCAGCAGGTTCCAGCAGGCCGGGCAGCGCCAGACAGACGCACCCGAATGCGAATGCGAGACCCATGACTTCAGGTCGCACTCCAG AATCCAACATGGAAACCAACTCGAAACCAGAGTCCAAAACAAGCCATCCAGCTGTGGTGCCCCCTCCTGCAGCTGTCAGTCAATCCAGCAGCTTCATCTCAGGTCCAATTCAAGCACATCAGGAGAAGATTAGAGCGAGGGAGACACGGACTGAAGGAGAAAAGAACAAGCCATCCAGGCCTAAACGAGAGAAGACATGCAGGTCtgagaaagaggaggagaagTGCTCGAGGACCGAGAGAGAAGCAGAAAGACTttcagaaagaggaagagagagaggtttgTGCAAAGAGCTTGAGAAAGGAAAGCGAATGGAAAAAGAGAAGGAGCACAGAAGAAAGAGTCTCCACAGGAGGAATCAAGCGGCGAGAGTGATACAGACAGCGTGGAGGAG GTTCCATGTTCGGAGACGCCTAAAAGAACTGGTGTGTGGAAACATGAAAAAGCCTGAGTCTGCAGAAGTCACTGCTCTTCTGATTCAGTTTTTATGGGAGCGACCCCTCCACGCCGACAACTCTCGTCAGAAAGCCATTCCTAGAGCACACTCGCCTCCTGCTAAAGCTGCGACGAAGAAAAGCTCAGTGCTACAAACTATTTATG
- the invs gene encoding inversin isoform X1 has protein sequence MAMEQPLKSSCPAPLSSQVHAAAVNGDRSSLQRLITAEPCLRDSEDQFGRTPLMYCVLADRLDCAETLLKAGASVNKADRSKRTALHLSAQKGNVRFMKLLLSRHANWLLKDLEEMTPLHLATRHSSHKPLSLLLKHMAPGEVDTQDRNKQTALHWSAFYNHPEHVKLLIKHDSNIGIPDSEGKIPLHWAAHNKHPNATHTVRCILDAAPTESLLNWQDYEGRTPLHFAVADGNEAVVEVLTSYEGCSVTAYDNLFRTPLHWAALLGHARIVHLLLERNKSGMIPSDSQGATPLHYGAQSNYADTVAVFLRHPSVRDEPDLEGRTAFMWAAGKGSDDVIKIMLELKRDLDINMTDKYGGTAMHAAALSGHVSTVRLLLEKGAMVDPLDVMKHTPLFRACEMGHRDVILTLIKGGARVDLVDTDGHSALHWAALGGNAEVCEVLMENGLGPNLQDHAGRTPLQCAAYAGYINCMALLIQHDADPNIQDKEGRTALHWSCNNGYLDAVKLLLGCGAFPNHMEHTEERYTPLDYALLGEHQEVTQFLLEHSALSIAAIQDIAASSIQALYKGYKVRRAFKERKNLLMRHEQLRKDAAKKREEERRREAEHQLSLAEPQHRQISVVQVATERLPSAATEPAVGEIKDMKPKGHKHRKSSKAHHSQSHDRTEKKPKGPEHRAVSVDASQLRMTSQSPGRSDTRTDVCVSGVCAPEECVARPERHSPAGSSRPGSARQTHPNANARPMTSGRTPESNMETNSKPESKTSHPAVVPPPAAVSQSSSFISGPIQAHQEKIRARETRTEGEKNKPSRPKREKTCRSEKEEEKCSRTEREAERLSERGRERGLCKELEKGKRMEKEKEHRRKSLHRRNQAARVIQTAWRRFHVRRRLKELVCGNMKKPESAEVTALLIQFLWERPLHADNSRQKAIPRAHSPPAKAATKKSSVLQTIYGGAQAKRGRSLRAVSALAAHSQSQHLHDLTLKPTKQMSGVECVHLLDSLSQSKQYSYHLRPQSASSQSRIKD, from the exons ATG GCTATGGAGCAGCCTCTGAAGTCGTCTTGCCCCGCCCCCTTAAGCTCACAGGTACATGCGGCAGCTGTGAATGGAGACAGGAGCTCTTTACAGAGACTGatcacag caGAACCATGTTTGAGAGACAGTGAGGATCAGTTTGGCCGGACTCCTCTGATGTACTGCGTGCTTGCTGACCGCTTAGATTGTGCGGAGACGTTACTGAAGGCCGGAGCATCCGTCAACAAAGCTGATCGCAGCAAGAGAACCGCACTGCATCTCTCTGCACAGAAG GGCAATGTTCGCTTTATGAAGTTGCTCCTGTCTCGGCATGCTAATTGGCTGTTAAAGGATTTAGAAGAAATGACACCATTGCACTTAGCAACACGTCACTCCAGCCACaaacctctctctcttctgctcAAGCACATGGCACCTGGGGAGGTGGATACTCAGGACAGGAACAAG cagACAGCGCTGCACTGGAGTGCGTTCTACAACCACCCTGAACACGTGAAGTTGCTGATCAAACATGACTCGAACATCGGCATACCTGACAGCGAGGGCAAGATTCCCCTGCACTGGGCAGCTCACAACAAGCACCCCAACGCCACACACACTGTCCGATGCATTCTG gACGCAGCTCCCACAGAGTCTCTTTTAAACTGGCAGGATTATGAAGGCCGGACGCCGCTTCATTTCGCAGTGGCTGATGGGAATGAAGCGGTGGTCGAAGTTCTGACTTCATACGAAGGCTGCAGCGTTACAGCCTACGACAATCTGTTCCGGACACCGCTTCACTGGGCTGCACTGCTCG GCCACGCAAGGATCGTTCATCTGCTGCTGGAGAGAAACAAGTCAGGCATGATTCCATCAGACAGTCAGGGAGCGACACCGCTGCACTACGGAGCTCAAAGCAACTATGCT GACACGGTGGCGGTGTTCCTAAGGCACCCCTCGGTACGTGATGAGCCTGACCTGGAGGGCAGGACCGCCTTTATGTGGGCTGCTGGAAAGGGCAgcgatgatgtcatcaaaatCATGCTGGAGCTGAAACGAGATCTGGACATCAACATGACTGACAAGTATGGAGGAACAG CAATGCATGCAGCTGCGCTCTCGGGCCATGTATCCACTGTGCGGTTGTTGCTGGAAAAAGGAGCCATGGTGGACCCTCTGGATGTTATGAAACACACTCCTTTGTTCCGTGCCTGCGAGATGGGTCACCGTGATGTCATTCTCACCCTTATCAAAG GTGGGGCACGTGTGGATTTGGTGGACACAGACGGTCATTCGGCGCTGCACTGGGCAGCGCTGGGAGGAAATGCGGAGGTGTGCGAGGTGCTGATGGAGAACGGGCTCGGGCCGAACCTGCAGGATCATGCAGGCAGGACACCGCTTCAGTGCGCTGCGTATGCAGGTTATATAAACTGCATGGCCCTGCTGATCCAACATGATGCTGACCCTAACATCCAGGATAAAGAG GGAAGGACGGCGCTCCACTGGTCATGTAATAATGGATATTTGGATGCTGTGAAACTTCTTTTGGGATGTGGAGCGTTTCCTAACCACATGGAGCATACAGAGGAGAG gtacACTCCTCTGGACTACGCCTTACTGGGAGAGCATCAGGAGGTGACGCAGTTCCTTTTGGAGCACAGTGCTTTGTCCATCGCTGCCATCCAGGACATCGCCGCATCTTCCATTCAGGCTTTGTACAAAGGATATAAAGTGCGGCGAGCCTTCAAAGAGCGCAAGAACCTGTTAATGAGGCACGAGCAGCTCCGTAAAGATGCAGCcaa GAAGAGGGAAGAGGAGCGCAGGCGTGAGGCTGAACATCAGCTCTCTTTAGCCGAACCACAGCATCGCCAGATCTCTGTGGTCCAAGTTGCTACTGAAAGGCTGCCGTCTGCTGCTACTGAACCCGCCGTCGGCGAGATTAAAGACATGAAGCCTAAAGGTCACAAACATAGAAAATCATCAAAGGCGCATCATAGTCAATCACATGACAGGACTGAGAAAAAGCCAAAAGGGCCAG agcacaGGGCTGTGTCTGTAGACGCGTCTCAGCTGCGTATGACCTCTCAGAGCCCCGGTAGATCAGACACAAGGACAGATGTAtgtgtgagcggtgtgtgtgCACCTGAGGAGTGTGTAGCCCGGCCAGAGCGTCATTCTCCAGCAGGTTCCAGCAGGCCGGGCAGCGCCAGACAGACGCACCCGAATGCGAATGCGAGACCCATGACTTCAGGTCGCACTCCAG AATCCAACATGGAAACCAACTCGAAACCAGAGTCCAAAACAAGCCATCCAGCTGTGGTGCCCCCTCCTGCAGCTGTCAGTCAATCCAGCAGCTTCATCTCAGGTCCAATTCAAGCACATCAGGAGAAGATTAGAGCGAGGGAGACACGGACTGAAGGAGAAAAGAACAAGCCATCCAGGCCTAAACGAGAGAAGACATGCAGGTCtgagaaagaggaggagaagTGCTCGAGGACCGAGAGAGAAGCAGAAAGACTttcagaaagaggaagagagagaggtttgTGCAAAGAGCTTGAGAAAGGAAAGCGAATGGAAAAAGAGAAGGAGCACAGAAGAAAGAGTCTCCACAGGAGGAATCAAGCGGCGAGAGTGATACAGACAGCGTGGAGGAG GTTCCATGTTCGGAGACGCCTAAAAGAACTGGTGTGTGGAAACATGAAAAAGCCTGAGTCTGCAGAAGTCACTGCTCTTCTGATTCAGTTTTTATGGGAGCGACCCCTCCACGCCGACAACTCTCGTCAGAAAGCCATTCCTAGAGCACACTCGCCTCCTGCTAAAGCTGCGACGAAGAAAAGCTCAGTGCTACAAACTATTTATG